A genome region from Nocardiopsis exhalans includes the following:
- a CDS encoding histidine kinase, producing MDLTPYADELRRQLLAAAEAGDEETRATAERLSVSLEPAARLALLDVLSAAADEITRDMAPGSVEVRLRGRQADFIVTSPEFDEVGEGGIATSPGHQGEAAGSGRTPAEQALIEGEDGGTSRITLRLPDQLKQLVEEAARGEGLSVNAWLVRAVAASLDGGGPRPDNRRTRQIGRGHTGWVR from the coding sequence ATGGATTTGACGCCGTATGCCGACGAACTCCGCCGACAGCTCCTGGCGGCCGCCGAGGCCGGGGATGAAGAGACCCGGGCTACTGCCGAGCGCCTCAGTGTCTCGTTGGAGCCCGCTGCCCGACTGGCCCTGCTCGATGTGCTCTCCGCTGCCGCGGACGAGATCACCAGGGACATGGCCCCTGGCTCGGTGGAGGTGCGCCTGCGCGGACGGCAGGCTGACTTCATAGTGACGTCACCCGAGTTCGACGAGGTCGGCGAGGGTGGCATCGCGACATCACCGGGCCACCAGGGTGAAGCCGCGGGCTCCGGCCGCACACCCGCGGAACAGGCCCTGATCGAGGGCGAGGACGGAGGAACCTCACGGATCACCCTCCGGCTGCCCGACCAGCTCAAGCAGCTCGTCGAGGAGGCCGCCCGCGGTGAAGGGCTGTCGGTCAACGCCTGGCTGGTGCGCGCGGTCGCCGCGTCGCTCGACGGCGGCGGCCCTCGGCCCGACAACCGGCGGACACGCCAGATCGGCCGCGGCCACACCGGCTGGGTCCGCTGA
- a CDS encoding ABC transporter permease, protein MTTLAHALGDSATMVARQLLHMRRYPSMTLTLMGMPIVFLLLFVYVFGGAMGAEGAVGNRADYANYIAPGILLITVASAAQGTAISVAMDMTEGIVARFRTMAIARVSVLTGHVVGSLVQAMLTVAAVTAVALLVGFRPSAGPVEWLAALGLLAAVSFALTWLSVALGLVAKTVESASNLPLPLVFLPFLGSGFVPTETLPAGIRWFAEYQPFTPIIETLRGLLTGTEIGSSGIAALAWCAAIALASYLWARKLYDRDPSAS, encoded by the coding sequence ATGACCACCCTCGCCCACGCCCTCGGCGACTCGGCCACGATGGTGGCCCGCCAGCTGCTGCACATGCGGCGCTATCCGTCCATGACGCTGACCCTCATGGGCATGCCCATCGTCTTCCTGCTGCTGTTCGTGTACGTCTTCGGCGGTGCGATGGGCGCTGAGGGAGCCGTCGGCAACCGTGCCGACTACGCCAACTACATCGCGCCCGGAATCCTGCTGATCACGGTGGCCAGCGCGGCCCAGGGCACGGCCATCTCGGTGGCCATGGACATGACCGAGGGGATCGTCGCGCGGTTCCGCACCATGGCGATCGCCCGGGTCTCGGTGCTGACCGGTCACGTCGTCGGCAGCCTGGTCCAGGCGATGCTGACGGTGGCCGCGGTCACCGCCGTGGCGCTGCTCGTCGGATTCCGTCCCAGCGCGGGCCCGGTCGAGTGGCTGGCGGCCCTCGGCCTCCTGGCCGCGGTCTCGTTCGCGCTGACGTGGCTCTCGGTGGCGCTGGGGCTGGTCGCCAAGACCGTCGAGTCGGCCAGCAACCTGCCGTTGCCCCTGGTCTTCCTGCCCTTCCTCGGCAGCGGGTTCGTGCCCACCGAGACCCTGCCTGCGGGAATCCGTTGGTTCGCCGAGTACCAGCCCTTCACGCCGATCATCGAGACCCTGCGCGGGCTGCTGACCGGTACCGAGATCGGAAGCAGCGGGATCGCGGCCCTCGCCTGGTGCGCGGCCATCGCCCTGGCCTCCTACCTGTGGGCGCGCAAGCTCTACGACCGCGACCCCTCCGCCTCCTGA
- a CDS encoding small ribosomal subunit Rsm22 family protein, with protein sequence MGNLNSELFAAIDSVADGANEHDLAVSVQELMKKYRGKVDPRDIVLASDTDVIAYAAYRLPATFAAARSAFETAAAAMPGFAPSTHLDVGGGMGAAVWAASAAWPSLRSTTVLEQSAPAIKLGKRLARRSTGAAVRGSEWERFRLTGAVPDGQRVDLATMSYVLNELTPQVQEEVVRSLAERARTVVLLEPGTPEGYERIITARGHLLAEGMSVAAPCPHDGTCPITPGEDWCHFAERLNRSGIQRRLKFGTLGFEDEKYAFVAATSEPVERPACRVLRHPQKRKGLVSLRLCTTDGIEDRVVSKRQGETYRAARKTVWGDPWPPPEEPDR encoded by the coding sequence ATGGGGAATCTGAACAGCGAGCTCTTCGCGGCGATCGACAGCGTCGCCGACGGGGCCAACGAGCACGATCTGGCCGTGTCGGTCCAGGAACTCATGAAGAAGTACCGGGGAAAGGTCGACCCCCGGGACATCGTCCTGGCCTCGGACACCGACGTCATCGCCTACGCCGCCTACCGGCTTCCCGCCACCTTCGCCGCCGCCCGGTCGGCCTTCGAGACGGCCGCCGCCGCGATGCCCGGGTTCGCCCCGTCCACCCACCTGGACGTGGGCGGGGGCATGGGCGCGGCCGTGTGGGCCGCCTCCGCAGCCTGGCCGTCCCTGCGTTCGACCACGGTGCTGGAACAGTCGGCACCCGCCATCAAGCTGGGCAAACGGCTCGCCCGCCGGTCCACCGGCGCCGCGGTTCGGGGTTCGGAGTGGGAACGCTTCCGGCTCACCGGCGCCGTCCCGGACGGCCAGCGCGTGGATCTGGCCACCATGTCCTACGTGCTCAACGAGCTCACTCCGCAGGTACAGGAGGAGGTCGTGCGCTCCCTGGCCGAGCGGGCTCGCACGGTCGTCCTGCTCGAACCCGGCACCCCGGAGGGCTACGAGCGGATCATCACCGCCCGCGGGCACCTCCTCGCCGAGGGGATGAGCGTGGCCGCGCCCTGCCCGCACGACGGCACCTGCCCCATCACCCCAGGTGAGGACTGGTGCCACTTCGCCGAGCGGCTCAACCGCTCCGGTATCCAGCGCAGGCTCAAGTTCGGCACGCTCGGGTTCGAGGACGAGAAGTACGCCTTCGTGGCGGCCACCTCGGAGCCGGTCGAGCGCCCTGCCTGCAGGGTGCTGCGCCATCCGCAGAAGCGCAAGGGCCTGGTCTCGCTGCGCCTGTGCACCACCGACGGGATCGAGGACCGGGTGGTGTCCAAGCGCCAGGGCGAGACCTACCGCGCGGCCCGCAAGACCGTCTGGGGCGACCCCTGGCCGCCGCCGGAGGAGCCCGACCGCTGA
- a CDS encoding GNAT family N-acetyltransferase translates to MTIDVRPASVFEDVRTLVGPKSPTANVCWCLSYRVPSKLNNELRGPARGEYVADLCRGEPAPGVLAYDGEEPVGWAAVAPRSATSFARSRKIPHIDDLPVWSLWCIRVRPGHRKKGISHALITGAVEFARSHGAPAIEAYPLDNGDDRVDTTMAYPGLRRNFERAGFTHAADTTSVLSGFPRVLMRRDLR, encoded by the coding sequence ATGACCATCGACGTACGCCCGGCCTCGGTCTTCGAGGACGTCCGGACCCTGGTGGGCCCGAAGTCGCCCACCGCCAACGTGTGCTGGTGCCTGAGCTACCGGGTCCCGTCCAAGCTCAACAACGAACTCCGCGGCCCGGCCCGCGGTGAGTACGTCGCCGACCTGTGCCGCGGGGAGCCCGCCCCCGGGGTGCTCGCCTACGACGGCGAGGAGCCGGTCGGTTGGGCAGCCGTGGCACCGCGCTCGGCCACCTCCTTCGCCCGGAGCCGGAAGATCCCGCACATCGACGACCTGCCCGTGTGGTCGCTGTGGTGCATCCGGGTCCGGCCCGGCCACCGCAAGAAGGGAATCTCCCACGCCCTGATCACCGGGGCCGTCGAGTTCGCCCGCTCACACGGCGCACCCGCGATCGAGGCCTACCCCCTGGACAACGGCGACGACAGGGTGGACACGACGATGGCCTACCCGGGCCTGCGGCGGAACTTCGAGCGCGCCGGTTTCACCCACGCCGCCGACACGACCTCGGTCCTGTCGGGTTTCCCCCGCGTCCTGATGCGCCGGGACCTGCGCTGA
- a CDS encoding Lrp/AsnC family transcriptional regulator produces MDELDSAIIRQLQLNARQTNRELARLVGIAPSTCLERVRSLVERGVVRGYHAEIAPAALNRRVEAFVSARLRPLSRPVIDGFKKALIDLPEVSAVFVVAGDDDFLIHVSARDLDHLHNFLIDRLSQRREVVSFRSQIIYESSQKHVLEGLPESTRLRGEGS; encoded by the coding sequence ATGGACGAACTTGATTCGGCGATCATCCGCCAACTCCAACTGAACGCACGGCAGACCAACCGGGAGCTGGCCCGGCTGGTCGGAATCGCGCCCTCCACCTGCCTGGAACGGGTGCGTTCACTGGTCGAGCGCGGGGTGGTCCGCGGGTACCACGCCGAGATCGCCCCGGCCGCGCTCAACCGTCGCGTCGAGGCCTTCGTCTCCGCCCGGCTGCGCCCGCTGAGCAGGCCCGTCATCGACGGGTTCAAGAAGGCGCTGATCGACCTCCCCGAGGTGTCGGCGGTGTTCGTGGTGGCCGGGGACGACGACTTCCTCATCCACGTGTCGGCCCGGGACCTCGACCACCTGCACAACTTCCTCATCGACCGGCTCAGCCAGCGCCGTGAGGTGGTGAGCTTCCGCAGCCAGATCATCTACGAGAGCAGCCAGAAACACGTGTTGGAGGGCCTACCCGAATCCACCCGTCTCCGCGGCGAGGGTTCGTAG
- a CDS encoding ATP-binding cassette domain-containing protein — protein sequence MAQHTPPAAITATGLHKTYGEHVVLDGVDLQVQAGTVFSLLGPNGAGKTTIVKILSTLISADSGRAGVLGHDVATEPEAVRAAIGVTGQYSAVDGLLTGRENLMLMARLHRLGRARGQRRTNELLEHFDLVDAAGKPASTYSGGMRRRLDLAMTLMGGPRLIFLDEPTTGLDPRSRRDMWQIIRDLVADGVTVFLTTQYLEEADQLADRIAVLDHGRIVAQGTAAELKRRVPGGHVRLRFTGTEALESAARALGGETDTEALALRVPGNGGIASLRDLLERLDDASIHPEELSVRTPALDDVFLALTGRRSADDDTRKASR from the coding sequence ATGGCACAGCACACTCCCCCCGCGGCCATCACCGCCACGGGGTTACACAAGACCTACGGAGAACACGTCGTCCTGGACGGTGTGGACCTGCAGGTCCAGGCGGGAACCGTGTTCTCGCTGCTCGGCCCGAACGGGGCCGGCAAGACCACCATCGTGAAGATCCTGTCCACGCTGATCAGCGCCGACAGCGGCAGGGCCGGTGTCCTCGGGCACGACGTGGCGACCGAGCCCGAGGCGGTGCGCGCCGCGATCGGGGTCACCGGGCAGTACTCGGCGGTCGACGGCCTGCTCACCGGGCGCGAGAACCTGATGCTGATGGCGAGGCTCCACCGCCTGGGGCGGGCCCGGGGACAGCGCCGTACCAACGAGCTGCTGGAGCACTTCGACCTGGTCGACGCGGCGGGCAAACCCGCCTCCACCTACTCCGGGGGTATGCGCCGACGGCTCGACCTGGCGATGACCCTGATGGGCGGGCCCCGGCTCATCTTCCTCGACGAGCCGACCACGGGGCTGGACCCGCGCAGCCGCCGGGACATGTGGCAGATCATCCGCGACCTGGTGGCCGACGGTGTCACCGTCTTCCTCACCACGCAGTACCTGGAGGAGGCGGACCAGCTCGCCGACCGGATCGCGGTGCTCGACCACGGCAGGATCGTGGCCCAGGGCACCGCCGCCGAGCTCAAACGCCGCGTCCCCGGCGGCCACGTCCGGCTGCGCTTCACCGGGACCGAAGCCCTGGAGTCGGCGGCCCGGGCGCTGGGCGGCGAGACCGACACCGAAGCCCTGGCGCTCAGGGTTCCCGGAAACGGTGGGATCGCCTCCTTGCGTGACCTGCTGGAACGCCTGGACGACGCGTCCATCCACCCGGAGGAGCTGTCGGTGCGGACCCCGGCCCTGGACGACGTGTTCCTCGCGCTCACCGGCCGCCGCAGCGCGGACGACGACACACGGAAGGCGAGCCGATGA
- a CDS encoding DUF4097 family beta strand repeat-containing protein, whose translation MPTFNTPEPITADITVVSGNLQIIAGDRTETTVEVRPRIGDKDNDVRAAELVEVDYASGRLEVRDPQPSVLGRVIGRKGMVDITVELPAGSRVHAAGGFGNIRCEGSLGPSELSVSTGNITVDRVRGNAKLTVGHGSIRAEEIDGSAVAKSTSGAITLGQVTGELRANSAHSDITVDRALGPVTARTTHGSVRIGRVPEGSVDVESSYGELEVGVPEGTAAWLDVLSTKGVVRSSLEAAEGPATTERTVEVRARSVWGDILIHRS comes from the coding sequence GTGCCGACCTTCAACACCCCCGAACCGATCACCGCCGACATCACCGTGGTCTCCGGAAACCTCCAGATCATCGCCGGAGACCGCACCGAGACCACCGTCGAGGTCCGTCCGCGCATCGGCGACAAGGACAACGACGTACGCGCCGCGGAGCTGGTCGAGGTCGACTACGCCAGCGGCCGCCTCGAAGTACGCGACCCCCAGCCCTCGGTGCTGGGGCGCGTGATCGGGCGCAAGGGCATGGTCGACATCACCGTCGAACTCCCCGCGGGTTCGCGCGTGCACGCCGCGGGCGGGTTCGGCAACATCCGCTGCGAGGGGAGCCTGGGCCCGTCCGAGCTCTCCGTCTCCACCGGCAACATCACGGTGGACCGGGTCAGGGGCAACGCCAAGCTCACCGTGGGCCACGGGTCGATCCGGGCGGAGGAGATCGACGGATCCGCTGTGGCCAAGTCCACCAGCGGCGCCATCACCCTCGGCCAGGTGACCGGGGAACTGCGAGCCAACTCCGCGCACAGCGACATCACCGTCGACCGCGCCCTGGGCCCGGTCACCGCGCGCACCACCCACGGCAGCGTCCGGATCGGCCGGGTTCCGGAGGGCAGCGTCGACGTGGAGTCCTCCTACGGCGAGCTGGAGGTCGGTGTGCCGGAGGGCACCGCGGCCTGGCTGGACGTGCTCTCCACCAAGGGCGTCGTGCGCAGCTCCCTGGAGGCCGCCGAGGGCCCCGCCACCACCGAACGGACCGTCGAGGTCCGGGCCCGCAGCGTCTGGGGCGACATCCTGATCCACCGTTCCTGA
- a CDS encoding ArsA family ATPase translates to MLLRFGKRRGDATGRTPEDASVSPIIFFGGKGGVGKTTMAAAHALRLADEGLRTLLISTDPAHSLGDALGVPLGDTPVKVSENLWAREPDADAALRRRVRQISDDAGAALPREILPAVTRHLDHATAGPGMAESALADLLMDAMEEVPGTWDRLVVDSAPTGHLLRLLDLPELLTPWVQGLVRQRERVVDADRFAAGVVGGGSDGTPDDPLLERLHARRRKLDRAATRLREDAEVRLVLVPRRMVLAETDRAAAQLVRTGFRLGTVIVNQVPADVDPEVLKAVRERFAPHGTVELPLTGTEPLGFQALRTLAAETGGFG, encoded by the coding sequence GTGCTGTTGAGGTTCGGCAAACGGCGCGGTGACGCCACCGGACGGACGCCGGAGGACGCTTCGGTCTCTCCCATCATCTTCTTCGGCGGCAAGGGCGGGGTCGGCAAGACCACCATGGCCGCCGCACACGCGCTGCGCCTGGCCGACGAGGGTCTGCGCACGCTGCTGATCTCCACGGACCCGGCGCACTCGCTCGGCGACGCGCTCGGTGTTCCCCTGGGTGATACGCCGGTCAAGGTCAGCGAGAACCTGTGGGCGCGCGAGCCCGACGCGGACGCCGCACTCAGGCGCAGGGTCCGCCAGATCAGCGACGACGCCGGCGCGGCCCTGCCCCGGGAGATCCTGCCCGCCGTCACCCGCCACCTGGACCACGCCACCGCCGGTCCCGGGATGGCCGAGTCCGCCCTGGCCGACCTTCTGATGGACGCCATGGAGGAGGTCCCCGGAACGTGGGACCGCCTGGTGGTGGACAGCGCCCCCACCGGCCACCTGTTGCGCCTGCTCGACCTGCCCGAACTACTGACCCCGTGGGTCCAGGGCCTCGTGCGCCAGCGCGAACGCGTGGTGGACGCGGACCGCTTCGCCGCGGGGGTGGTCGGTGGCGGTTCCGACGGGACGCCGGACGACCCCCTGCTGGAGAGACTGCACGCCCGCCGCCGCAAACTGGACCGGGCCGCCACGCGTCTTCGCGAGGATGCCGAGGTCAGGCTGGTACTGGTGCCGCGCCGGATGGTGTTGGCCGAGACCGACCGCGCCGCGGCCCAACTGGTCCGCACCGGGTTCCGGCTGGGCACGGTGATCGTGAACCAGGTCCCTGCCGATGTCGACCCCGAGGTCCTCAAGGCCGTCCGCGAGCGCTTCGCCCCGCACGGGACGGTCGAACTCCCCCTGACCGGAACCGAGCCCCTGGGCTTCCAGGCGCTACGAACCCTCGCCGCGGAGACGGGTGGATTCGGGTAG
- a CDS encoding cory-CC-star protein, with product MDPLGALSRARDVWKRVEACHDAVFASRWRQELRRETRTQEDTLRALLLLETLGVEGPVSYETLDLIPYMVADLHEWHQRMGRDDFGGPGVCC from the coding sequence GTGGACCCGCTGGGGGCGCTCTCGCGCGCGCGTGATGTCTGGAAGCGGGTGGAGGCCTGCCACGACGCGGTCTTCGCCTCGCGCTGGCGCCAGGAGCTGCGCCGGGAGACACGCACCCAGGAGGACACCCTGCGGGCCCTGCTGCTCCTGGAGACCCTGGGAGTGGAGGGGCCCGTCTCCTATGAGACCCTCGACCTCATCCCGTACATGGTGGCCGACCTGCACGAATGGCACCAGCGCATGGGGCGAGACGATTTCGGGGGGCCGGGGGTGTGCTGTTGA
- a CDS encoding cytochrome P450 — MPARRRPGCPFDPPPELVEAREHGPISRLSFPDGHQGWLVTGYELVRSALADPRFSSRKELMSHHPLIDYSGIEVPPALPGEFLLMDEPQHSRYRKPLVRKFTARRMRMLTERVEQITAEHLDAMERTGPPADLVTAFAKPVPAMMICELLGVPYEDRDSFQEQVESFMDGETSDEDLIAAYTATQGYLAELVAAKRANPTDDVLSDLTHSDLTDEELRGMALLLLAAGFDTTANTLALGTLALLRDPEQLAALRGDRGLAPGAVEELLRYLSVAKTFMRTALEDVELGGQTIEAGTAVVLSLNTANRDPERFTDPHVLDIRRQEGGHLAFGHGAHLCLGQQLARVEMGVALPALFDRFPTLRLAVPADEVRLRPETADIYGVKSLPVTWDA, encoded by the coding sequence ATGCCCGCGCGACGCCGCCCGGGCTGCCCCTTCGACCCCCCGCCGGAGCTGGTCGAAGCCCGTGAGCACGGGCCGATCAGCCGGCTCTCCTTTCCGGACGGGCACCAGGGCTGGCTGGTCACCGGGTACGAACTGGTCAGGTCAGCCCTGGCCGACCCGCGGTTCAGCTCACGCAAGGAGCTCATGAGCCACCATCCGCTGATCGACTACAGCGGCATCGAAGTCCCTCCGGCGCTGCCCGGCGAGTTCCTCCTCATGGACGAACCGCAGCACAGCCGTTACCGCAAGCCGCTGGTGCGCAAGTTCACCGCCCGGCGGATGCGCATGCTCACCGAGCGGGTCGAGCAGATCACCGCCGAGCACCTGGACGCCATGGAAAGGACCGGGCCGCCCGCGGACCTGGTGACCGCGTTCGCCAAGCCCGTACCCGCCATGATGATCTGCGAGCTGCTGGGGGTGCCCTACGAGGACCGGGACTCCTTCCAGGAACAGGTCGAGTCGTTCATGGACGGTGAGACCAGCGACGAGGACCTGATCGCGGCCTACACCGCCACCCAGGGGTACCTCGCGGAGCTGGTGGCGGCCAAACGCGCGAACCCCACCGACGACGTGCTCAGCGACCTCACCCACAGCGACCTGACCGACGAGGAACTGCGGGGGATGGCCCTGCTCCTGCTGGCCGCCGGGTTCGACACCACCGCGAACACGCTGGCGCTGGGCACCCTCGCGCTGTTGCGCGACCCGGAGCAGCTGGCCGCGCTGCGCGGTGACCGCGGACTGGCCCCCGGGGCGGTGGAGGAGTTGCTGCGGTACCTGAGCGTCGCCAAGACGTTCATGAGGACGGCGTTGGAGGACGTCGAGCTGGGCGGGCAGACCATCGAGGCCGGTACGGCGGTCGTCCTGTCGCTCAACACCGCCAACCGCGACCCCGAGCGCTTCACCGACCCCCACGTGCTCGACATCCGCAGGCAGGAGGGCGGTCACCTGGCCTTCGGCCACGGAGCCCACCTGTGCCTGGGGCAGCAGTTGGCCCGCGTCGAGATGGGGGTCGCGCTCCCCGCGCTGTTCGACCGCTTCCCGACGCTGCGCCTGGCCGTTCCGGCCGACGAGGTCCGGTTGCGCCCGGAGACCGCGGACATCTACGGGGTGAAGAGCCTCCCGGTCACCTGGGACGCGTGA